GCAAGTACCGTAGGTGCAGGATTTTTCAGCATAGAATTCAAATCTACTTCCATTGCTTCTCTTGCCATAACCGGTATGACACTGCCTTCCAGGTCGCGTTTATTCAATTGCAGCACAAGGGGCAGTTCATCCATATCCAGATTGTCTTCCGCCAGATTCTCTCGCAAGTTCTGGAGGCTCTCCTTATTAGCTTCCGCCTGAACTTCCATGGAATCAGCAACGAAGACCACACCATCAACCCCTTTCAACACCATTTTGCGGCTCTCGTTGTATAGAACCTGGCCTGGGACGGTATAAAGTTGAACCCTGATGTTGAATCCGCGGATTTTGCCCAGGGAAAGGGGAAGGAAGTCGAAGAAGAGCGTTTTATCACCTCTGGTATCGATGGATATCATTTTACCCATGAACTGAGCATTCATTTTTTGATTCACGTACAAGAGATTAGTGGTCTTGCCGCATCTCCCGGGACCGTAGTAAACCACTTTGACTTGAATCTCTTTTGCGCTCTTATTTATAAACGCCATACTCAAATCTCCCTTTTAGGAAGCTTCTCTTCCAGCAGTTGAGAAACTTCGGAGATCTTTAATCGCAAGAGTCCCAGGGATAACTGGTTATCGAAAATAGTTACGATGATATATTCCGTGCCGACTCGACTGAAATGAAACGATTCATTGTGTCCTTTGTAAAAAAGAAGCACAAAATCGCGTTCTCCAATCAAGCGGGCAATCTGTTCAGTGGCTGCGAAATTGGCTGCAGCAACTGCTGCAAGTGAAACAACATCCAATTGTATTTTGTTGCCAACGGTGCATATAAGCGATCCTGCGTTATCGATAATAAGCACGGAAGAGATGCCTTCAGTGATAATTTCACGATTGAGCAGTTGTTTCACGTCTTCAAGAACGTCTATACTGACAATGATGTCAGCACTGCGTCCTGTCTTTATTCTTTCTGCCCGCTCGAGTTCTTTATCCAGCATTGCTCTTTCCAGGAGCGCGTCTGAGGATACGTCCCGCCGGGGACCTGCAAGCTGCTCGATCTGCTGTATTTCGGCGGAAAGGACAGTCTCCAACTCTTCCCAGTTCATTTTGCCTGAGCTGAATCGATTCTGAAAAGAGGCGTGTTCTACCACTCTGCTTTTCAGGTCATCATTACCGAGCTGATCAGCCGCTGCCTCCAATATGGATCTCAGCTTGGAAATTTTATCCATATATTCCTGCTGATTAGCTGTTGTCCTGGCTTCCTGCAGGAATTTTCGGCAGGCCTCTGCGTAGGCCCACAACAAAGATGGAAGTTTGCCCAGGATTTCTACTTTTTCGGACCCCTTAAAAATATCCTGATACGCACTATCTTGAGACGTCATTTCAGGCATCCTTTTCGCTCACTGCTCTCATGCCATTGACCTTCATCAACGGACAATTTCAAACCCTGTGCTGATCAATGGAACCATTCCTCTGGAAACAAAAAAATACATTACATAAAAAAAGCCTGTTCCGTGATCCTAGGTGTGCACGAGACTTTACCATAAAATAACGTTTTTTTTAAGGCTATAATCGTATA
The sequence above is a segment of the Desulfomonile tiedjei DSM 6799 genome. Coding sequences within it:
- a CDS encoding GTP-binding protein, with protein sequence MAFINKSAKEIQVKVVYYGPGRCGKTTNLLYVNQKMNAQFMGKMISIDTRGDKTLFFDFLPLSLGKIRGFNIRVQLYTVPGQVLYNESRKMVLKGVDGVVFVADSMEVQAEANKESLQNLRENLAEDNLDMDELPLVLQLNKRDLEGSVIPVMAREAMEVDLNSMLKNPAPTVLASALQGPGVFETLREISKITIKSVHHKLKSS
- a CDS encoding roadblock/LC7 domain-containing protein, with translation MTSQDSAYQDIFKGSEKVEILGKLPSLLWAYAEACRKFLQEARTTANQQEYMDKISKLRSILEAAADQLGNDDLKSRVVEHASFQNRFSSGKMNWEELETVLSAEIQQIEQLAGPRRDVSSDALLERAMLDKELERAERIKTGRSADIIVSIDVLEDVKQLLNREIITEGISSVLIIDNAGSLICTVGNKIQLDVVSLAAVAAANFAATEQIARLIGERDFVLLFYKGHNESFHFSRVGTEYIIVTIFDNQLSLGLLRLKISEVSQLLEEKLPKREI